Within the Microbacterium terricola genome, the region CCTGCCGCCGGGTGAGGGTGTCGCGACCTCGATCGGCGACGCGCTGGGCGCGCTGCACAGCCTTCCGCTGTCGATCGTGCGCACCGAGGGCCTCCCCTCGCGCACCCCCGAGCAGGTGCGCGACGACGTCCGGCGGACGATCGACCGGGCCTCGGAGACGCATGTCGCCCCGATCTCGCTGATCGCTCGGTGGACCAGGGCGGTCGAGAACGACGAGCTGTGGCGCTTCGAGTCCGCGGTGGTCCTCGGCGGCGCGGCCGCCGCATCCTTCCTGCTCGAGGACGTCGACGACATCCCGCAGGTGACCGGCGCGCTGGACTGGTCGGGATTGTCAGTCGGCGACCCCGCCACCGACCTGCAGTGGCTCGCCGCCGCGCCGGCCGCCGCCGACGACGTGTTCGCCGCGTATGTGCGTCGCAGCGGTCGCGCGCCCGACGCACTGCTGCGCGATCGCGCGCGCCTGTACGCCGAGCTCGAGTTCGCGAAGTGGCTGGTGCACGGACACGACGCCGACCGCGCCGACATCGTCGACGACGCCGCCGCGCTGCTGCTGTCGCTGGCGGAGACCACGTCGGGTGAGGACATCGTCACGGATGCCGAGCTCGGCGTCGATGACGCGATCGCCCTCCTCGACCGCGTGCCCGCAGCCGGCACCGCCGCCGGCACGCTCGCCGACATGTCGATGCAGACCGACACCTACGGTGCGGACGAGCTCTCGCTCTGGGACGAGGAGAACGAGGGCAGGACGGATGCGGCTGCCGACCCGTCCGACCAGACCCAGCCCGTCGCTCCCCTGGATCTCGGTTCGTTCGAGCCGCAGCCGACGGTCCCGCCGCTCGGCGTCGCCCCCATGGAGACCCTCGACGGACCGATGGCGCAGCGCGACGACGCGGACTCGGGACCGCTGGAGTGGGCCGACACGCAGGCGCAGGCGGAGAACTCGCGCGCCGCCGACGCCGCGCTGCGGCGGTGGCTCGCGCGCTGACCGCTCAGGCCCGCAGGACCAGATCGGCAGCGAGGTAGTAGAGCACGACGTCGATCGACTCCTTCGGCACGCCGTGGCGTCGGTGGTAGGCCTCGCGGTACAGCTCGAGCTGCAGCATCCGCTCGTCCTTCTCCGCGTCCGTGCGCGGGGCGGCGCCGGTCTTCCAGTCGACGATCTCGATGCGGTCGCCACGGCGGTACACCGCGTCGAGCTTGCAGATGATCACGTGCGGGCGGCCGTCGAGGTCGGTCGTGGTGAAGTCGATCTCGGTCTCGACCTCGAGGGGCTGCAGAGCGGCCCACTCCGAGCGCTCGAAGGTGTCGCGGAGAGCCTGCAGGGCGACGGCATCGGCGGCCGATGAGGTGGAGGCGTCATCGGCGTCGGACTCCCAGAGCGCGTCGTCGAGCGAACCGGCCGCGCCGACGAGACCCGAGCGCTGCTCGACCCAGGCGTGGAACAGCGTGCCCAGCCGCGTCTGCCGGTACGGGCGCTCCGGCAGGGGGCGAGCGATGCGGGCGACGGTGCCGGCGTAGTCGGCGGCGAAGTCCTTGTAGCGCGACGCCGCGATGCGAGTGGGCGCGACCGCGGCCGTGCGCGTGTGGCGGGCGTCGCGCTCGGCGAGCAGCAGCACGAGATCATCGTCGGGGTGAGCACGGTCGGCGCCGACAGCGGCGTCGACGGCGGCTGCGGCCGCCTCGACCGTGGTGCGCCGTGCGCCGAGGGGGTCGATCGGCCAGGTGAGCATGCGGCGGTCGCCGAGGTAGGGGTTATCGCCCGGATCGTCGGAGGGCAGCTCGACGTCGAGAGCCTCGGCGATCTCGACGGCGAACACGCTGCGCTCCCTGGGCTTCTTGGTGCCCGACCAGCTCGATCCGCTCAGCAGCAGGTGGTCGCGGGCCCGGGTCACGGCGACGTACGCGAGCCGACGGTCCTCGTCGAGCTGACGCCCTCGATTCGCCTCGACGAAGGCGTCCAGCGCGCTCTTGAGCGCCTGCTGGGTCGGGCTCGCATGGGCGTCCCAGGCGAACACGGGCAGCCAGGAGGCGTCGCCGCGGAAGGCGTAGGGCAGCACGCCGAATCCGAGCCACCCCTTCGTGTCTCGCGGGGCGCTGGGCAGCTCGTCCTTGACCAGACGGACCACGGCCACCGCATCCCATTCGAGGCCCTTCGAGCCGTGGATCGTCAGGAGCTGGACGACGTCGGGCTCGGGCGGCTCGGTGCGCGGCGCGAATTCGTCGAGCTGCTCGGCGTGGTCGAGCCAGGCGAGCAGGTTGGCGACGGACCCGCTCTCGTCGGCGGCGAGGAAGCCGTGCAGCTCGTCCACGAAGGCGCGCAGCTGCGCCGTGGCGATGCGCGCAGGTCCGCGCACGTCGTTGGCGGCGAGTTCGATGTCGAGCCGCAGCTCGAGCTCAATGAGCCGTACCAGCTCGGGCACCGGGATGCCGACCGCGCGACGCAGGCCGGCGAACACGGCTCCCGCCTCGCGGAGGCGCTCTACGGCGCTCGGCGTGAAGGCGCTGAGCCATCCGTGATCGGGCCGGGTACGGGCCACGAAGTCGAGGGCGTCGATGAGCGAGCCCTGATCATCGCCCGCGCTGCCGCGGATCTGCTCGACGACCTCCGGGGCGAGCGGCTGGAGCGCCGCGTCGTGCCGGGCGAGGCGCCGGGCGAGCGCCGCGAGCTCGCGCATGTCGGGCAAGCCGATGGCCCAGCGGGGTCCGGTGAGCAGCCGGATCAGCGCGGAGCCGGCCGTCGGGTCGCTGATCACCCGCATCGCCGCGACCACGTCGACCACCTCGGGTGTCGACAGGAGTCCGCCGAGACCCAGGATGCGGTGCGGGATGCCGCGGCGACCGAGCGCGTCGCCGAAGCGGACCATGTGCTTCTTGCTGCGGAACAGCACGGCGCCGGTCGTCGAGCGCCCTGCCCGGGCGCGCGTCGCCCTCACCTCGTGGAACCACTCGGCCACCCGCTCGGTCTCGGCGTCGAGGTCGGCGTCGAAGGAGAGCTCGACCGCGCCGGCCGGAGCCGCCGGGCGCGGGCGCAGCCCCTGCACGTCGACGGGCGCCCTGGCCGCAAGCGGTGCGAGCACCGCATTCGCGGCGGTGAGCACCTGCGCGCTGTTGCGCCAGCTCGTCAGCAGCGAGAACTGCGCGCAGGGCGCGTCCGGCGAGAAGGCCGCGGCGAATCCGCCCAGGTTGCCTGCGCTCGCGCCGCGCCAGCCGTAGATCGCCTGGTGCGGGTCGCCGACAGCCATCACGGCCGTCTCGGCGAAGAGGGCGGACAGCAGATCGGTCTGCACGACGGAGGTGTCCTGATACTCGTCGAGCAGGACGACCCGGTAGCGTGCCCGCAGCTCGGCGGCTGCCGCCGGGTGGTCGCGCACGACCTCGACGGCGCCGGCCACCTGGTCGGAGAAGTCCAGCACTCCCCTGCGCCGCTTCTGCACCGCGTACTCGCGGGCGAGGTCGGCAAGCAGGCCGAGCCCGGAGACCTCGCGCTCGGCGGTGACGACGTCGGCGTAGACCGTGACCGTCTTGCGCTCGGACGGGCGGTCGAGGACGCTGCGGAAGCCGTCGGGGAACGCGGCGAGATCGTCCAGCGAGACGAGGTTGTCGACGCCGTCGCGGGCGATGCGCAGGGCGGCGTCGACGATCGTGCCGAGCGCCTTGTCGCGCTCCTCGAGGCGGGGATCGTCCGAGGCGAAGATGACCTGGCGCATGAGGAGCCAGGCGGCCGACTCGCTGAGCACCACCGCCTCGGCGTCGCGGCCGATCCGCACCGCGTGCTCGCGCACGATCTGATCGGCGAAGCTGTTGTACGTGGCCACCGTCGGCCGATGCAGCATCGCGTCGGCGTCGGCGGGCACGGGCTCGGCACCGGTCGCCGCCACCAGAGCGTCCAGCGCGCTCGTGCGCGTCGACCCCGGACGCTCGCCGCGTTCGATCTCGCCGAACAGCGCCAGACGGCCCTCGGCGTGCAGCGCGGGCAGGTGCGGCAGCAGTCCGCGGCGCTCGAACTCGGCGAGCCGATCGAGCCGTGCCCTGATCCGCTCGGCGAGCTCCCCCGCCGCCTTGCGCGTGAAGGTCAGACCCAGGACCTCGTCGCGGCCGACGATCCCGTTGGCCACCAGCCACACCACGCGCGCCGCCATCGTCTCGGTCTTGCCGCTGCCCGCGCCCGCCACGACGAGCGCCGGCGTGAGGGGCGCCTCGATCACCGCCGTCTGCTCTGCGGTGGGCGGGAACTGCCCCAGCGCCGCCGAGATCGCGGCGGCTGTCAGCATCCCCGTCACGACGCGCTCACCGCGCCGATGGTGTGGATGCGGCAGAGTCCGTACGAGTGGTCGGCACGGCAGTGCTCTTCGTAGGGCGCCTGGAACCCGCTGCCCCGCATGACGCCGACCGCGGCGGAGATGCGGTCCACGAACGCGGCGCGGGTGTCGTCGTCGAACGGCGGCTGGTGCGGGATCACGTAGTCCTTCTGGGAGGTGGGACGCAGTACGAGCAGTCGCGCGCCGCCGGCCGGGTGCCCTGCCGCCGCCTCGATCGCGCCGGCCTCGAATGCGAGCTGGTAGGCGGCGAGCTGCGGGTTGTCTGCCACTTTGGCGTCGCTCTGCGGCTCGCGCTTGCCCGTCTTCAGGTCGATGATCACGACCGCGCCTTCCGGAGTGAGCTCGACCCGGTCGATGTAGCCCGACAGCACCACCCCGTGCTCGAACACCTCTTCCGTCGTGAGCGGCACGGCCACCTCGAAATGCGGCTCGGCGGTGAGCAGGCTCCCGCCGGAGCGCTCGAAGTCGCGGAGGTACGCGTGCAGCCGTCTGATGAGGTCGCGCGCCCGGGTGAGCTCCGCGCGCTCGCGCCACGGCGCCTCGAAGGTCAGCTCGCCCCAGCGAGCCTCGACGGCGCGCCACAGCGCCGCCTCGTCTGCGCCCTCCGCGTGCTCCAGCGCCGCGTGGATGATGGTGCCGAGCCCGGCTGACGCGCTGCCGGCGTCGCCGCCGAGATCACCGATCACCCAGTTCAGCTCGCACTCTTCGAGCGTGTGGAGGCGCGACGGCGACACCCGGATGTCTTCGCGCGCGAGATCGCGCAGCGGCCCGGTCGACGTGGGTCCCGGCACCCCGTACCACTCGACAGGGCGGGAGCCCGCCACGCCGGCGTCGGCGAGGAGCGCGAGCTGCCCGGCCGCATGAGGTCGCGCAGATGCCCGGCCGGAGGTGAGGGTGCGACGGTGCGCGGCGACGAGCCCGCGCAGGGAGAGCGGGTGCTCGCTCGTGAACGGCTCCGGATCGGGCAGGAACTCGAAGAACACACTCGGCCCGGTGTCGTCGTCATCCACTGCGGTGACGATCAGCTGCGTCGTCGCCCGGGAGGCGGCGCGGACGAGCAGGCGCAGCTCGTCGTGCATCGCCGCCCTGCGCCGGTCGAGCGGCGCGAGCGCCTCACCCTCACCGGCCACGGCTGCGCCCGCGAGGCGCCAGGTCTCCAGCAGGGAGCCGCGCAGACGCGTGTTCGGCCACACCCCGTCCTGCACCCCGGCGATGACGACGGTGTCGAACTCGGTGCCGATCGCGCCGGCCGGGGTGAGGACGCGCACAGCGGCATCGGGCAGGGCGGCGTCGAGGCGGTCGTCGGCGACGTCGCTGTCGAGCACGCCGCGCACGAACGCGCGCGGGTCGGAGTCGACGGTGCGCTCGACGAAGCGCTTGGCCGCCTGGAAGAGGGCCACGACGGCGTCGAGGTCGCGCCCCGCCTGCTCGGCAAGGGGTCCGTGCCCCGCGGCGAGCTCGGTCCATGCCCGTTCGAGGTGACTGCGATCCCACGCCGTCCAGAGCAGCTCGTGGACGGTCGCCCCCTCGGCGAGCTCGCGTCGGAGCACCTCGAGCGTGCGTGCGAGGGTCGCTGCGCGTCGCGCCTCGCGGGTGTCGAGCAGATCGAACTCCAGCGGGAAGCGCATCGCCGAGACCAGCAGCTCCCGACCCGCCCGCTCTCCCCCGGCGGCGAGCTCACTGTGCCGCAGACCCGACCGCAGACGGCGCAGCTCGATCGGATCGAGCCGGCCGCACACCCCGCCGAGCGCGCCGGACACGTCGTCAGCGGTCCAGTCGTCGTCGCTCGCGGCGAGCTCGATGAGGCGCAGCAGGTCGCGAACGGGCGCGAGCGCCCCGAGCGCCTGACCGGGCCCGCTCGCCCGAGCCGGCACCTCGCGCGCCGACAGCTCTGCCTCGAGCGCGCTGATCTGCCGGGTGTCGTGGGCGATCACCGCGCAGGAGCCCCACGGGACGCCGGCGTGCACATGCCGTTCGCGCAGCAGCCGCGCGATCGCGTCGTACTCCTCGGCGCTCGAGCGCAGGGTGAGCGCGCGCAGTGAGGCGTCCGGCTCGACGCCCACGGGCGCGGCTCGGTGGGCGACGACGCCGACCGCCCCGATGTGACCGGTGACGCGGCGCACGAGGTCGATGTGGGCGGGGGTGCCCCTGTGCGCGTCGCGCAGCACCCATTGACCGCCGAGGCCCGCGGCGAGCCGGGCGAAGTTCTCGGGCGTCGCGCCGCGGAACGCACCCGCGCCGACGTCGGGGTCGCCGAAGGCCAGCACCGCCATCCCCCTGGCACGGCACGCCTCGACCAGCTCGACGCCGCCGAGTGTGAGCTCCTGCGCGTCGTCGATGAGCAGCGCGGCCACCGGATCGAGCAGCTGCGCCCCCGCACCGCCGGCTCGGACGAGGCCGACAGCCTCGCGGATGAGTCCGGCGGCATCGCGGTGAGCCCCGCGCATGTCGGCACGGACCTGGAGGTACTCGGCCGTGAACGATGCCATCGACTCCCACACCGGCAGCTCGTGGGCACGGCCGAGCGCCGCGAGCCGCGCGGGCTCGAGGCCCAGCGTCGTGCACTCCGCGATGAATGCGCGGACCTCGGCGCGGAACCCCTTGGTGCTGCGGATCGACGGGGTGAGCC harbors:
- a CDS encoding ATP-dependent DNA helicase codes for the protein MLTAAAISAALGQFPPTAEQTAVIEAPLTPALVVAGAGSGKTETMAARVVWLVANGIVGRDEVLGLTFTRKAAGELAERIRARLDRLAEFERRGLLPHLPALHAEGRLALFGEIERGERPGSTRTSALDALVAATGAEPVPADADAMLHRPTVATYNSFADQIVREHAVRIGRDAEAVVLSESAAWLLMRQVIFASDDPRLEERDKALGTIVDAALRIARDGVDNLVSLDDLAAFPDGFRSVLDRPSERKTVTVYADVVTAEREVSGLGLLADLAREYAVQKRRRGVLDFSDQVAGAVEVVRDHPAAAAELRARYRVVLLDEYQDTSVVQTDLLSALFAETAVMAVGDPHQAIYGWRGASAGNLGGFAAAFSPDAPCAQFSLLTSWRNSAQVLTAANAVLAPLAARAPVDVQGLRPRPAAPAGAVELSFDADLDAETERVAEWFHEVRATRARAGRSTTGAVLFRSKKHMVRFGDALGRRGIPHRILGLGGLLSTPEVVDVVAAMRVISDPTAGSALIRLLTGPRWAIGLPDMRELAALARRLARHDAALQPLAPEVVEQIRGSAGDDQGSLIDALDFVARTRPDHGWLSAFTPSAVERLREAGAVFAGLRRAVGIPVPELVRLIELELRLDIELAANDVRGPARIATAQLRAFVDELHGFLAADESGSVANLLAWLDHAEQLDEFAPRTEPPEPDVVQLLTIHGSKGLEWDAVAVVRLVKDELPSAPRDTKGWLGFGVLPYAFRGDASWLPVFAWDAHASPTQQALKSALDAFVEANRGRQLDEDRRLAYVAVTRARDHLLLSGSSWSGTKKPRERSVFAVEIAEALDVELPSDDPGDNPYLGDRRMLTWPIDPLGARRTTVEAAAAAVDAAVGADRAHPDDDLVLLLAERDARHTRTAAVAPTRIAASRYKDFAADYAGTVARIARPLPERPYRQTRLGTLFHAWVEQRSGLVGAAGSLDDALWESDADDASTSSAADAVALQALRDTFERSEWAALQPLEVETEIDFTTTDLDGRPHVIICKLDAVYRRGDRIEIVDWKTGAAPRTDAEKDERMLQLELYREAYHRRHGVPKESIDVVLYYLAADLVLRA
- a CDS encoding ATP-dependent helicase, with the protein product MVERSADAAQQAIADLPFDASGVVVGAPGTGKTTALTDRVAALVAAGVTPDAIAVLTPSRLTATALRDRLALTVGQATSGPMARSVASFAFRLVRAAAVAAGDEPPQLLTGADEDQLIHDLLDGDAEDEQHAPTRWPDWLTPSIRSTKGFRAEVRAFIAECTTLGLEPARLAALGRAHELPVWESMASFTAEYLQVRADMRGAHRDAAGLIREAVGLVRAGGAGAQLLDPVAALLIDDAQELTLGGVELVEACRARGMAVLAFGDPDVGAGAFRGATPENFARLAAGLGGQWVLRDAHRGTPAHIDLVRRVTGHIGAVGVVAHRAAPVGVEPDASLRALTLRSSAEEYDAIARLLRERHVHAGVPWGSCAVIAHDTRQISALEAELSAREVPARASGPGQALGALAPVRDLLRLIELAASDDDWTADDVSGALGGVCGRLDPIELRRLRSGLRHSELAAGGERAGRELLVSAMRFPLEFDLLDTREARRAATLARTLEVLRRELAEGATVHELLWTAWDRSHLERAWTELAAGHGPLAEQAGRDLDAVVALFQAAKRFVERTVDSDPRAFVRGVLDSDVADDRLDAALPDAAVRVLTPAGAIGTEFDTVVIAGVQDGVWPNTRLRGSLLETWRLAGAAVAGEGEALAPLDRRRAAMHDELRLLVRAASRATTQLIVTAVDDDDTGPSVFFEFLPDPEPFTSEHPLSLRGLVAAHRRTLTSGRASARPHAAGQLALLADAGVAGSRPVEWYGVPGPTSTGPLRDLAREDIRVSPSRLHTLEECELNWVIGDLGGDAGSASAGLGTIIHAALEHAEGADEAALWRAVEARWGELTFEAPWRERAELTRARDLIRRLHAYLRDFERSGGSLLTAEPHFEVAVPLTTEEVFEHGVVLSGYIDRVELTPEGAVVIIDLKTGKREPQSDAKVADNPQLAAYQLAFEAGAIEAAAGHPAGGARLLVLRPTSQKDYVIPHQPPFDDDTRAAFVDRISAAVGVMRGSGFQAPYEEHCRADHSYGLCRIHTIGAVSAS
- a CDS encoding phosphotransferase, with translation MARSPLTLAASVTSALPRVGVVGAGNLTESATGRYDAAVVQLDDGRRVVVRVPAAPDAASDAASDLAAEARALRALTPGVRGLLPFRAPEVLGETSLDGARAVVVDYLPGYRVDAAHLPPGEGVATSIGDALGALHSLPLSIVRTEGLPSRTPEQVRDDVRRTIDRASETHVAPISLIARWTRAVENDELWRFESAVVLGGAAAASFLLEDVDDIPQVTGALDWSGLSVGDPATDLQWLAAAPAAADDVFAAYVRRSGRAPDALLRDRARLYAELEFAKWLVHGHDADRADIVDDAAALLLSLAETTSGEDIVTDAELGVDDAIALLDRVPAAGTAAGTLADMSMQTDTYGADELSLWDEENEGRTDAAADPSDQTQPVAPLDLGSFEPQPTVPPLGVAPMETLDGPMAQRDDADSGPLEWADTQAQAENSRAADAALRRWLAR